A window from Garra rufa chromosome 14, GarRuf1.0, whole genome shotgun sequence encodes these proteins:
- the brca2 gene encoding breast cancer type 2 susceptibility protein, with translation MFDSFFHQIDTELGPLNPDWFEELTAKASRDEGCPDILKAKEEKTAKVPETSALSSQLFSTPKIFKQRLFQSPASIPNEESPCEVANGDSSAFPWTDSSPCLFDSAKDSQRFDRSTEKPGDCFGLLDTPKRSLARSAKQISESLGAQINPIDLSWTSSFNTPSSLTPTVILPKTEDRASSESGLKYKEAIFVRKLFPSLSKGSASNATLSDMTLKENGIVKSESLQADDLGEKPVCSLNTSLDTSGLWKQKVPSAIEDGDVRSTVQNVLDGAEDVLSIFFSNNTSTLRRIKTKERIRKRITDSPKDVKSVVQISEPEEILKDEVETESPSKNKDIIQWTPLSLPECLLNGDCSDTSLINNHNTGASSETNVFNCVAESSQMFSQSDRLKSHPEGTQKTSLDILPAFMLTRKPRKFVYQVPSSDLSKTAVGHKETQPVCLDQTFKEDPSVEEICSDLAGSRVASENAVSSHSQPQDVKQLSTEPHDLDHGLDMTQLSKAFAEDFTQEIIPGELLDMPVQSDQNGQVQHKSELEEINEDAMKTHNDISNLADISVNSPNKSAVMLTTFEISHDSGCPTTFSDLDGTTASCADFKDFCLSFKTANNKSISISNEAIMKAKTSLDEAAGDVLINTFNGITPKHYQTIETCKSVSGSTNAMRPPTEKSIFPNHASKVRFPKSDSPKSCEINISSCSSPQSNESDYKTGSKRNITVSDVGFQTETLLKEKSGRGSDSSKCIHQKLDFKSSAERQTVFEINSTHKSTTVDSSCDDDEKNGTLTASQKADVTELCNLLEEANSQHEFTQFKPTNPGSDNHTTEKEWDADILNGIDFDDSFNCDVVKGKHPVKMDASSINSSDHIQIVDAAKLASTMSKETLNGIVSLAEDKQKSVKSHISDNTPIHCFGFKTAKGKAISISEKSLNDARHFFEEDDQKAMYNEEVKMEIGLIKSEQAETVPSVKTSDSMNTENKNYIQTKQDGNFSCGDVNASCKEINKHLAGNEGMEQSCLGEKTDVVCVDSNSHFGFSTAKGAKLKVSEKALLQARRLLNDVDSLEESQTHKPTLPASGEQAVSRSKTSMKISQPHLVTEISDNPSFKSEKVFQERKSSNVPKEVFAKICPTETFLPQAMEGYGFQTASGKGVSISACALKKAKAIFNDCEENITLESVSMEEPNDKLNVEIKQEKACTTKCKSVTFSNVSLIESNAVLGDTDLTNDISLKPFSVQEPPQEVVGSEGKGLQSEFSSELLPPNTNCGFSTASGKNLLSESVDGFSCADGSPKMQQVVDIQADTSSIGIHGGFSKAGGKKVAVSASGLQKANNLLSDCEEESLSSEDPQHQNLKGCSDVSFSHEHETRGSSEKNIGFSTAGGKKVAFSAAALQRAKSLFKDCEEESLASGSLQHQGFHGFSTASGKDVSVSEKALSEVRVAFAGCDDNSFHHRPENSSGNNMGFSTAGGKNVTISATALQRAKGLLKDCEEENVPSEKITPQTKSSEDIVDGNQRFEQLNQRNYGFSTASGKGVSVSKVALEESSKLFRDCDAQITDSQLLQSDSSKCHPQHKDKQTETALHPLPSKTTQKEPTQLDLHSLDFNSCTDTQQKYFEQEAMACTKALLADDDLNESPSLAKTQDKKSPSVHDLQTQGSFDQNRRKRPFDARNAADSGQPPLKRQLLSEFDQTLDGKTKGLIPLKSCPNGTLRDRRVFSYNVHLKPNITGPNWYPMDLKQQCSTVSVQDRRNSDPKGGVFVPPFPKGVKTRTSNCQDISKVSTGFIPPFKKDNKETTEHSNQIDQNMTTSTSHSDSVAQHCDEKNLHEGSNPKLTTSVESVPLKITDSEEKDTEAWQETLNLARNMQDMRLRKKKRQTIRPLPGRLYLAKTSGNARIRLRDAVGCKCPAQYSQEEHGVHQKVSQITSENAESFRFDYNDFFKCELLDESGAVQLADGGWLVPDKKGTVGKEEFYRALCDTPGVDPKLISDVWVFNHYRWIVWKRASMERTFPDLMGSLCLTPEQVLLQLKLRYDVEVDHSQRSALRRIMERDDTPAKTLVLCVCGVAQTSENPEKPIKDDKTPNAKMESCVVWLTDGWYSIKGLLDPPLSAMLNKGRLRIGDKIVTSGAELVGSQEACPPLEAPESLMLKISANSTRRARWDTKLGYYRDPRPISLSLSSLFTTGGVVSCVNIVVLRSYPTQWMEKKPNGVFIFRNDRAEDREARKHNNSKHKSMDLLISKIQTQFEKEMEGKKKSRGQRRTFSRHDMEALQDGEELYEAMECDPAVETHLSERQMDAVSKYRCCLEERRQTELQERVQKAVMEAQEAEGGCPNRDVTSVWKLSITDANDLQSNCVYTLNIWRPSQDLYGLLREGHRYRAYHLSTSEGKKRSGIAHIQLTATKKTLFQDIEVSPEWLHQHFHARECVRFRELQNTQFSSPCGEVDIVGCIVSIEGKQGHCPLLHLVDENFDLISVRTYSSLEQLAVEELVKQRALVALSNLQVKPLSGPVPSLYAGEQAVFSVNPKESHLQEAMTRLKTFVQTCERFFSIAEEKLSDVVPSGVLGSFQSPRTPGVQSNPKINGRVTPQQKTSVFSPFTPLNKRTPAPACNSEGKDPKSFKRRRGLDYLSRIPSPPPLTPLKTSASPCVNRTFNPPRRSVTPKPPQNASPRASRPPPGEEKWVHDEELAMIDTQALLEG, from the exons ATGTTTGACAGTTTCTTTCATCAAATTGACACAG AGCTTGGACCTCTTAATCCTGACTGGTTTGAGGAATTGACTGCAAAAGCTTCCAGAGATGAAGGATGTCCTGATATTTTAAAAGCTAAGGAGGAGAAGACTGCCAAAGTACCAGAGACATCAGCCTTGTCCAGTCAGCTGTTTTCTACCCCTAAAATATTCAAGCAACGACTCTTTCAATCCCCTGCTTCCATTCCTAATGAAGAGTCCCCTTGTGAAG TGGCTAATGGAGACTCATCAGCTTTTCCCTGGACAGACTCAAGCCCTTGTTTGTTTGATTCAGCCAAAGACAG TCAAAGGTTTGATAGATCCACTGAAAAACCTGGAGATTGCTTTG GCCTTCTGGACACACCAAAAAGGTCTTTG GCACGTTCAGCAAAACAGATATCTGAGAGTCTTGGGGCACAAATCAACCCTATCGACCTATCCTGGACCAGCTCCTTTAACACACCATCATCTTTGACTCCTACTGTGATATTAC CCAAAACAGAGGACCGTGCTTCATCAGAAAGTGGCCTCAAATACAAGGAAGCAATA TTTGTGCGGAAACTCTTCCCATCTCTCTCGAAGGGCTCTGCAAGCAATGCAACATTGAGTGATATGACACTAAAAGAAAATG GGATAGTCAAAAGTGAGTCCCTTCAGGCTGATGACTTGGGAGAAAAGCCTGTTTGCTCTCTAAACACATCTCTTGATACAAGTGGACTGTGGAAGCAGAAGGTTCCCAGTGCTATAGAGGATGGGGATGTCCGCAGCACAGTGCAGAATGTACTTGATGGTGCTGAGGATGTGTTGTCAATATTCTTCAGCAACAACACTTCAACTCTGCGAAGAATCAAAACCAAAGAGAGGATCAGAAAGAGAATAACAGATTCACCAAAGGATGTCAAATCAGTTGTTCAAATTTCAGAGCCAGAAGAGATATTAAAGGATGAGGTAGAAACAGAAAGCCCAAGCAAAAATAAAGACATCATTCAGTGGACTCCACTAAGTTTGCCAGAATGCCTTCTTAACGGAGATTGTTCAGACACATCTTTGATAAACAATCACAACACTGGAGCATCCAGTGAAACTAATGTTTTCAACTGCGTTGCAGAAAGTAGCCAGATGTTTTCACAGAGTGACAGACTGAAGTCTCATCCAGAAGGAACTCAGAAGACTTCGTTAGACATATTGCCTGCTTTCATGCTTACTAGAAAGCCTAGAAAGTTTGTGTATCAAGTACCAAGTTCAGACCTGTCGAAGACAGCAGTTGGACACAAAGAAACTCAACCAGTATGTTTGGACCAAACGTTCAAAG AAGATCCCTCAGTAGAAGAGATTTGTAGTGACCTTGCTGGATCCAGAGTCGCCAGTGAAAATGCAGTCAGTAGTCATTCACAGCCACAAGATGTCAAACAGTTATCTACAGAACCACATGATCTTGACCATGGACTAGATATGACACAGCTTTCCAAAGCATTTGCTGAGGATTTCACACAGGAAATAATACCAGGAGAGCTGCTTGACATGCCTGTACAAAGTGATCAAAATGGCCAAGTACAACATAAATCAGAACTTGAGGAGATAAATGAAGATGCCATGAAGACTCACAATGACATCTCTAATTTAGCAGACATATCTGTGAACTCCCCAAACAAGTCAGCAGTCATGCTTACAACTTTTGAAATCAGTCATGACAGCGGTTGCCCGACCACCTTTTCAGATTTGGATGGTACGACTGCCTCATGCGCAGATTTCAAAGACTTTTGTCTTTCTTTTAAAACTGCAAACAACAAGTCCATTTCTATATCAAATGAGGCTATAATGAAGGCCAAAACATCATTGGATGAAGCTGCAGGGGATGTTTTGATTAACACCTTTAATGGAATTACTCCAAAACATTATCAAACAATAGAAACGTGCAAATCAGTTTCAGGAAGCACTAATGCAATGAGACCGCCCACAGAAAAGTCCATCTTTCCTAACCATGCATCAAAAGTGCGTTTTCCAAAAAGTGACAGTCCAAAGAGCTGTGAAATTAATATTTCAAGTTGCTCTTCACCACAGTCAAATGAATCTGATTATAAAACTGGTTCAAAGAGGAATATTACAGTTTCAGATGTTGGCTTTCAAACAGAGACTCTTTTGAAAGAGAAATCGGGGAGAGGTTCAGATTCATCAAAGTGCATTCATCAAAAACTGGATTTCAAAAGTAGTGCTGAAAGACAGACTGTTTTTGAAATTAACAGCACACACAAATCCACCACAGTGGACTCTAGCTGTGATGACGATGAGAAGAATGGCACTTTGACAGCATCTCAAAAGGCTGATGTTACAGAATTGTGCAATCTTTTGGAGGAAGCAAATAGTCAACATGAATTTACCCAGTTCAAACCTACAAATCCTGGCTCAGACAACCACACTACAGAGAAAGAGTGGGATGCAGATATACTCAACGGCATCGACTTTGATGATAGTTTTAACTGTGATGTTGTAAAAGGAAAGCATCCCGTCAAGATGGATGCTTCTTCAATAAACAGTTCTGATCATATTCAAATTGTAGATGCAGCCAAATTAGCAAGCACCATGTCAAAGGAAACACTAAATGGTATTGTGTCTTTGGCTGAAGATAAGCAGAAGAGTGTAAAGTCTCATATTAGTGATAATACTCCAATCcattgttttggttttaaaacTGCTAAAGGGAAGGCTATAAGCATCTCAGAAAAGAGTTTAAATGATGCAAGGCACTTTTTCGAAGAGGATGATCAAAAGGCAATGTATAATGAAGAAGTCAAGATGGAAATTGGATTAATAAAGTCAGAGCAAGCTGAAACGGTGCCTTCGGTCAAAACTTCTGACAGTATGAACACAGAAAATAAAAACTACATTCAGACTAAACAAGATGGCAATTTCAGCTGTGGCGATGTAAATGCATCTTGTAAAGAGATAAATAAGCATTTGGCAGGAAATGAAGGAATGGAGCAGAGTTGTTTAGGTGAAAAAACAGATGTTGTTTGTGTTGACTCCAATAGTCATTTTGGATTTAGTACAGCTAAGGGAGCAAAGCTGAAAGTGTCTGAAAAGGCTCTTTTGCAAGCAAGAAGACTTCTTAATGATGTTGACAGCTTAGAGGAGTCGCAAACTCACAAACCCACTCTCCCTGCTTCTGGAGAACAAGCAGTTTCAAGGAGTAAAACCTCTATGAAAATAAGTCAACCACACTTAGTAACTGAAATATCTGATAATCCGTCCTTTAAAAGTGAGAAGGTCTTTCAAGAACGGAAGTCTAGCAATGTTCCCAAAGAAGTTTTTGCAAAGATTTGTCCCACAGAAACTTTTTTGCCTCAAGCTATGGAAGGCTATGGCTTTCAGACTGCCAGTGGAAAAGGAGTTTCCATTTCAGCCTGTGCGCTTAAGAAGGCAAAGGCCATATTTAATGATTGTGAAGAAAATATTACCTTGGAATCTGTGAGCATGGAGGAACCGAATGACAAACTGAATGTTGAAATCAAACAAGAAAAAGCATGTACTACAAAATGCAAAAGCGTGACATTTTCAAATGTGTCTCTTATTGAGAGCAACGCTGTTCTCGGAGACACTGACCTGACTAATGACATTTCACTGAAGCCCTTTTCAGTCCAGGAACCCCCTCAGGAAGTAGTAGGGAGTGAGGGGAAAGGCCTTCAAAGTGAATTTTCTTCTGAGTTGCTTCCTCCTAACACCAACTGTGGTTTCAGTACTGCCAGTGGTAAGAATCTGCTGTCTGAGTCTGTTGATGGTTTCTCATGTGCTGATGGTTCTCCAAAGATGCAGCAGGTTGTTGATATCCAAGCAGACACTAGCTCTATAGGAATACATGGAGGATTCTCTAAAGCAGGTGGGAAGAAGGTGGCTGTCTCTGCTTCTGGGCTGCAAAAGGCAAATAATCTCCTCAGCGATTGTGAAGAGGAGAGTTTGTCATCTGAAGATCCTCAGCACCAAAATTTAAAAGGTTGCAGTGATGTCTCCTTCAGCCATGAGCATGAGACTAggggttcttcagaaaaaaatattggaTTTAGTACAGCCGGTGGGAAGAAGGTGGCCTTTTCTGCTGCAGCCCTGCAAAGGGCAAAGAGTCTTTTTAAAGATTGTGAAGAAGAGAGTTTAGCTTCTGGGAGTCTTCAACACCAAGGCTTTCATGGTTTCAGCACTGCCAGTGGCAAAGATGTTTCTGTCTCTGAAAAGGCACTGAGTGAGGTTAGAGTGGCATTTGCAGGTTGTGATGACAATTCCTTCCATCATAGACCTGAAAATTCTTCAGGAAACAACATGGGGTTCTCTACAGCAGGTGGGAAGAATGTGACCATCTCTGCTACTGCACTTCAGAGGGCCAAGGGTCTTCTTAAAGACTGTGAAGAGGAAAATGTACCATCTGAGAAAATCACACCTCAAACTAAGAGCAGCGAGGACATAGTGGATGGAAACCAAAGGTTTGAACAGCTAAACCAGAGAAATTATGGTTTCAGCACCGCAAGTGGGAAAGGTGTGTCTGTATCAAAAGTTGCCCTTGAGGAATCTTCTAAATTATTCAGAGATTGTGACGCCCAAATTACTGATAGCCAGCTGCTACAAAGTGATTCTTCAAAATGCCATCCTCAACATAAAGACAAACAAACCGAAACCGCTCTACATCCTTTGCCATCTAAAACAACTCAGAAGGAACCTACACAACTAGACCTGCACTCTTTAGATTTTAACAGTTGTACAGACACTCAGCAGAAGTACTTTGAGCAGGAAGCAATGGCTTGCACTAAAGCTTTACTGGCAGATGATGACCTGAATGAATCACCCAGTTTGGCAAAgacacaagacaaaaaaagtcCATCTGTTCATGATCTACAGACACAGGGATCTTTTGACCAGAACAGAAGGAAGCGTCCGTTTGATGCCAGAAATGCAGCAG ATTCAGGTCAGCCTCCTTTGAAAAGACAACTTCTCTCAGAGTTTGACCAAACATTAGATGGAAAGACCAAAGGCCTCATACCACTGAAAAGCTGTCCAAatg GAACTTTAAGAGACAGGCGTGTCTTCAGTTATAATGTCCATCTCAAGCCGAATATCACTGGTCCAAATTG GTATCCTATGGACCTTAAGCAACAGTGTTCAACTGTGTCTGTCCAAGACAGACGCAACTCAGACCCTAAGGGAGGGGTGTTTGTACCCCCTTTTCCAAAGGGTGTGAAGACTAGGACATCAAACTGTCAAGATATCTCTAAAGTGTCCACTGGTTTTATCCCACCTTTCAAGAAGGACAACAAAGAAACAACAGAACATAGCAATCAAATAGATCAAAATATGACAACTTCTACATCACATAGTGATAGTGTTGCACAACATTGTGATGAGAAGAACTTACATGAGGGTTCTAACCCTAAACTAACCACTTCAGTGGAAAGCGTGCCTTTGAAAATCACGGACTCTGAAGAGAAAG ATACGGAGGCTTGGCAGGAGACCTTGAACCTGGCCAGGAATATGCAAGACATGAGACTTCGAAAGAAGAAAAGGCAGACTATTCGTCCTCTCCCTGGCAGGCTCTACCTTGCCAAGACATCTGGTAATGCCAGAATACGTCTGAGAGATGCTGTGGGATGCAAATGTCCTGCTCAATACTCACAGGAGGAG CATGGTGTACATCAAAAGGTCTCCCAAATAACAAGTGAAAATGCTGAATCATTCAGATTTGACTATAATGACTTCTTCAAATGTGAGCTCCTTGATGAGTCTGGTGCTGTCCAGCTGGCGGATGGAGGCTGGTTGGTTCCAGATAAAAAGGGTACTGTGGGCAAAGAAGAATTTTATAG agcATTGTGTGACACCCCTGGTGTTGACCCCAAACTGATCAGTGATGTCTGGGTATTCAACCATTACCGATGGATTGTATGGAAACGGGCCTCCATGGAAAGAACATTTCCAGATTTGATGGGTAGCCTGTGTTTGACTCCAGAGCAAGTACTTCTACAGCTAAAATTGAG ATATGATGTGGAGGTGGACCACAGTCAGAGATCCGCTCTCAGGAGGATCATGGAGAGGGATGACACTCCAGCTAAGACATTAGTGCTCTGTGTATGTGGTGTTGCTCAAACTTCTGAAAATCCAGAAAAGCCAATCAAAGATGACAAAACTCCTAATGCAAAGATGGAGTCCTGTGTGGTCTGGCTCACTGATGGCTGGTACTCCATTAAAGGCTTGTTAGATCCTCCGCTCTCTGCCATGCTGAATAAGGGCCGTCTCCGAATCGGTGATAAGATTGTGACCAGTGGAGCGGAATTGGTTGGTTCCCAAGAAGCCTGCCCTCCACTGGAAGCTCCTGAATCTCTGATGCTAAAG ATTTCAGCCAACAGCACAAGACGTGCTCGGTGGGACACGAAATTGGGGTACTACCGTGACCCTCGGCCTATCAGTCTTTCACTGTCATCACTGTTCACTACTGGAGGTGTTGTGAGCTGTGTCAACATTGTGGTGTTGAGAAGTTACCCCACTCAG TGGATGGAGAAGAAGCCCAACGGTGTCTTTATATTTCGCAATGATCGTGCAGAAGATCGAGAGGCCAGAAAACACAACAACTCCAAGCACAAATCCATGGATCTTCTCATTTCCAAAATACAAACCCAGTTTGAAAAAGAAATGGAAG GTAAAAAGAAAAGTCGAGGCCAAAGGAGGACATTTAGTCGACATGACATGGAAGCTTTGCAGGACGGGGAAGAGTTGTATGAGGCCATGGAGTGTGATCCTGCTGTTGAG ACCCATCTAAGTGAGCGGCAGATGGATGCAGTGAGTAAGTACAGGTGCTGTTTAGAGGAAAGGAGGCAGACAGAGCTTCAGGAGCGTGTGCAGAAGGCTGTAATGGAAGCCCAGGAGGCCGAGGGTGGGTGTCCCAATCGAGATGTCACTTCTGTTTGGAAGCTCAGCATTACTGATGCCAATGACTTGCAGAGCAACTGTG TTTACACCCTGAATATCTGGCGCCCATCACAGGACTTGTATGGCTTGCTAAGAGAGGGCCACAGATACAGGGCATATCATCTCAGCACATCAGAGGGGAAGAAACGCTCAGGCATTGCTCACATTCAGCTCACTGCCACCAAGAAAACACTCTTCCAGGATATtgag GTGTCTCCAGAATGGTTGCATCAGCATTTCCATGCTCGAGAATGCGTACGTTTCAGAGAACTTCAGAACACTCAATTCAGCTCACCTTGTGGGGAGGTGGACATTGTGGGATGTATTGTCTCCATAGAGGGCAAACAAG GCCATTGCCCCCTACTGCATCTTGTGGATGAGAACTTTGACCTGATCTCTGTGAGAACCTACAGTAGTCTAGAGCAGTTAGCAGTAGAAGAGCTGGTAAAACAGCGAGCCCTGGTCGCACTTAGTAATCTTCAGGTGAAACCACTCTCTGGACCTGTGCCGAGTCTTTATGCAGGAGAGCAAGCAGTATTCTCTGTAAACCCCAAAGAATCCCATCTGCAAGAAGCTATGACCCGTCTGAAGACTTTTGTCCAG ACGTGTGAGCGGTTTTTCAGCATTGCGGAGGAGAAGCTCTCAGATGTGGTTCCTTCAGGTGTCTTGGGTTCTTTTCAGTCTCCAAGAACTCCTGGTGTGCAATCTAATCCAAAAATTAACGGCAGG GTAACCCCACAGCAGAAAACCAGCGTGTTCTCGCCTTTCACTCCCTTGAATAAGAGAACTCCTGCACCTGCATGTAACAGCGAAGGAAAAGACCCCAAAAGTTTTAAAAGAAGACGCGGTTTGGACTACCTGTCACGTATCCCGTCCCCTCCACCCCTCACTCCTCTCAAAACTTCAGCTTCTCCCTGCGTTAACAGGACCTTCAATCCTCCACGTAGGTCTGTGACACCCAAACCTCCGCAGAATGCATCACCTCGAGCCTCACGTCCCCCACCGGGAGAGGAGAAGTGGGTGCACGATGAAGAGCTGGCGATGATAGACACCCAGGCGTTACTGGAAGGCTGA